One window from the genome of Labeo rohita strain BAU-BD-2019 chromosome 10, IGBB_LRoh.1.0, whole genome shotgun sequence encodes:
- the si:ch211-113d22.2 gene encoding uncharacterized protein si:ch211-113d22.2 isoform X1 — MKTVLAALVLFAAVLHTVLSCPMCEGEGLKCYTCVANNPDECYQQGSSLCPAHSDACSTIIGPNSVMKSCAYKSFCDKSHMSNGEMKLECCFNDDCNGPHQSHSHGEHHNVAMSLSSSPVLLLGVLLLRLALSSL, encoded by the exons ATGAAGACTGTCCTGGCTGCGCTGGTCCTGTTCGCCGCTGTGCTACACA ctgtatTGTCTTGTCCGATGTGTGAAGGTGAGGGGTTGAAGTGTTACACCTGTGTAGCTAATAACCCGGACGAGTGTTACCAGCAGGGCTCGAGTTTGTGCCCTGCTCATTCAGATGCCTGCTCTACCATCATAGGACCCa ACTCTGTGATGAAGTCATGTGCGTACAAGTCCTTCTGTGACAAGTCTCACATGAGCAACGGAGAGATGAAGCTGGAATGCTGCTTCAATGATGATTGCAACGGCCCTCACCAGTCCCACAGCCATGGGGAGCACCACAACGTCGCCATGAGCCTGAGCTCCAGCCCTGTCCTGCTGCTGGGGGTCCTGCTGCTTAGACTGGCTCTCAGTTCCTTGTAA
- the si:ch211-113d22.2 gene encoding CD59 glycoprotein isoform X2 → MKTVLAALVLFAAVLHSEGLKCYTCVANNPDECYQQGSSLCPAHSDACSTIIGPNSVMKSCAYKSFCDKSHMSNGEMKLECCFNDDCNGPHQSHSHGEHHNVAMSLSSSPVLLLGVLLLRLALSSL, encoded by the exons ATGAAGACTGTCCTGGCTGCGCTGGTCCTGTTCGCCGCTGTGCTACACA GTGAGGGGTTGAAGTGTTACACCTGTGTAGCTAATAACCCGGACGAGTGTTACCAGCAGGGCTCGAGTTTGTGCCCTGCTCATTCAGATGCCTGCTCTACCATCATAGGACCCa ACTCTGTGATGAAGTCATGTGCGTACAAGTCCTTCTGTGACAAGTCTCACATGAGCAACGGAGAGATGAAGCTGGAATGCTGCTTCAATGATGATTGCAACGGCCCTCACCAGTCCCACAGCCATGGGGAGCACCACAACGTCGCCATGAGCCTGAGCTCCAGCCCTGTCCTGCTGCTGGGGGTCCTGCTGCTTAGACTGGCTCTCAGTTCCTTGTAA